The sequence TTAGTCTACTCACGGAACATCTACTTTGCATCGAATCCGAATGTTAATTACTGACATTGGGTGCCTGAAATGAATGTgttccagtattaatatccctcaccctgtgtatttccagcattttcaaggTTCTTTTACAtaggatacacggcacagaaacaggccattcggcccaaccagtccatgccgacatttctgcaccactcgagcctcctcccgtttttcctcatctattcccttctccctcatatgcttctctagcctccccttaaatgcaacgatactattcgcttcaaccactcctgtgcataagaacataagaaataggagcaggtgtaggccaattggcccctcgagtctgctctgccattcaataagatcatggttggtctgatctacatcaactccactttcccgcactatctccatctcccttgattcccttaatcttcaaaaatctatcgacctcggtcttgaatatactcaactgtcctccacagccctctggggcagagaatttcaaagattcaccaccctctgagtgaagaagtttctccttatctcagtcctaaatggccgacaccttattctgagactgtgtgacccccatggttctagactcgaaagccagaggaaacatcctccctgcatctaccctgtcaagccctctgggTGTATACAGCCTGTCAGTCTAGGCCGGATGAGAGCACAGGCGAATTAAGTGATCGACTCCACCTCCCTTGCTCCCCGACCCGAGACGTTTAACATTTAACCCGCGCAGTCAGCTTACTTTTTTGAGCTTTGTCTTGGTGGTGGTCAGTTCCCTCGCGTAGGTTGAGGGGACGTCCAGCTTCCAGTCTCCCTGCTCACAGGCGAAGAGCACCTCGCCGATGAAAGTGTCTTTGAGATTGTGGAACTCCTTGGCGTAGGTGGCGAAGCGGAGCTTGAAGCACTTGATCTCCTCCAGGGTGTAGCCCGAGAACTGGAAGCTCTCGTGGAACTCGGGGTTCAGGCTCTTGCGGCGCACGCCGGTAAGCTGGGGCTCGGCGAACTTGGGCAGGAGGTAGACCTTCACGTACGAGTCGCAGCCGGCGCCGAACTTCTTGGGCAGGTTGGAGACCCCGACGACGGCCACCGTCAGGGTGACCTGGTAGGCCGAGTAGAAGAGCGTGAAGTGCAGCACGGGCCTGGGCTTGGGCCGGGCCCCCGAGAGGTCGTCGGGCAGGGTCCGGGAGTGGCCCATGGCGGGGCCCGCGGCCTTGCACGCCGCGCTCCTGAACGTCCCGCCCTCGGTGTAGAGCGAGCAGTCGCCCGAAACGGTGCAGCGCCGTTCCAGGATCCTCTGGGTCTTGCTGGCCTTCTGGATGAGTGGGATGAATGGCAGGGACGGCCGGCCATGCGGGCCTAGCTTGTACTGGGCGTCGGGCTCAAGGCCGGCCGGGCTGCCGATGACACACGGGGGGTAGTCCAGCACCGACCCTTCCACCTCTTCGTACTGCTGCTTGACCGGTGTGCTGGTATTCCCCGGCAAGGTGGGACTGGGGTCCATTATGATGCGCTCCGACGCCTGGTCTTTGCCATTGGGGTAATTGCGCTGTTTCCCTTTCCGCCAGCAGATGGCGCAGCCAATGATCAGACAGAAGCAGAGGAAGGCCAGACCCGCTCCCAGGAGGACCTGCAGATGCACTGGACCAAGACACAGATGTTAATGCACCACATAGCACCCTTCACAGGAGCAGAGGCCTCCCAATCGCTCGGccattatgggttctttgcttaagaattcatagcaacacattactgttaagaactagttggtttattagcaaaggtttaacaatcacacgacacattaccagttcgtccactCGGCtcccaactgcatacctcatcgtggatccccctgaacccaactggctggggttttattgagtcttgtgaacatcacgtgactggctaagccactcacaacgcaacagctctacaactattttggtagaacattAATTCAATGTCcctttttgtaagggcacaaaaaaaatcacaaattaactaacaaacattaaagggaaccctgacaaatcaaattaaattaaaattttgttccctgttgaaatgatgcactctgcgtgctccatctccagggacaccctggctcggatgtaaccgcggaagagaggcaggcagtcgggctgaacgacccctcgaccgcccgctgcctggaccggttaatggcccccttggccaggcccaggagcagtcctacgaggaggccttctgacctgcccactcccctccgcacagggtgcccaaagatcaggaacgtgggactgaagtgcaaccggaaatcgaggagctgccccttcaagtaatgtaacagctctacaaacctgtgagcatcctcacaggtacatacattacaacggATAATTATAGCTTGTAAGGGATTACGCGGTTTCACATATTCAAAAGGAATCTTTCTTCAAAGCAAGATCCCAGTTCACAAGTATTAGGGAAAAAAGACAATTTATCAATAGCTTTTATGTCATGTTgctacaacaacttgtgtttatatagcgccttaaatgtagtaaaacgtcccgggGCGCTTCGCAGGAGGGTTATCAAATaacattggacaccgagccacataaggagatattagggcaggtgaccaaaagcttggtcaaagaggtcggttttaaggagcgtctggtgtgtcctcaactggagcattgtgtccaattctgggcacacactttaggaaggatgtgaaggcctgagagaaggtgcagaaaagatttacgagaatggttccagggatgagggacttcagtgacgtggatagactggagaagctggggttgttctccttggagcagagaaggttgagaggagatttgatcgaggtgttcaaaatcatgagggctctggacagagtagatagagagaaactagtcccattggtggaagggtcgagaaccagagaaaaaAAAATGGCCTTTAATACTCCTCAATGTCTGTAAAGTGCTTCggtacatcctgaggttgtgaactacGCTACCGAAACTTTCTTTGCATGAGGGCCTAAATGACAGAATGGTTAGATAggcataaaaaacagaaaatgcaggaaacgctcagcgggtcaggctgcatctgcggagagagaaacaagagttgacgtttcaggtcgatcacccttcatcagaactctgtttctctcttcaccgatgctgcccgacctgctgagttttcCCAGCAgttttttgttttaattgccgatttccagcatccgcagcgttGTGCTTTTGTGTTGGGCTAGATAGACATGCCTTCTTATATCCATAtacattgtcatgtatcctacatggtcccccgtcggtactatatcaaggtgtgccaccagagggcactgcagtgggagactcgtaggttacctgtacaggtgtgccaggcctagtataaaaggcaggccaccaggtgtgatcctcactctggagttaactaataaatgactaaggtcactacagttcaagtacaacacattgcctcgtggagtcattactagagcatctaaggacactacaatttGTGATAGCACCAACAGTAGCCGTGTAGGATACATGATATGGTTTTGTTTCTTACCATACAGCATACTGTACTTTGCTTTGCAATTTAGGATCAGTGGAGGCCATTAAAGTCACTGTGCTCTCCAAGCTCACTTAGTCTCTTTCCACCCTACCCTTTTAGAGTTTTCTTTTATGATTATGCCTCTGTAAAACATTTGTTTCTCTGTTAAAGGTGTTcatttaaatgcaaattgttgctgcTGTGTTTCAAATATTTGTCATCTTCtctattaagaacataaaaaataggatcaggagtcggccatttggcccctcgagcctgctccgccattcaataagatcatggccgatctgatcatggactcagctccacttccctgcccgcttcccataaccccttatccccttatcgtttaagaaactgtctagttctgtcatccctgattataatcgctgaaccattggtggccttgccttctgttgcctgggccccaagctctcgaattccatatctaaacctctccgcttctctatcctccttcaagacgttccttaaaacctacctctttgaccaagcttttggtcacctgccctaatttctccttatgcggctcgatgtcaagtgttttgtctcataacattcctgtgaagcgccttgggacgtttcactacgctaaaggtgctatatgaatgcaaattgttgttgttgttgttggtctctttatcacagaccgcccgaggtggagaaagtgcatccgggagggcgttgagctcttcgagtctcaacgcaaagagcatgaagaggccaagcgcagacagcggaaggagcgcacggcaaatcagccccacccaccccttccctcaacaaatatatgtcccacctgtgacagggtctgtggctctcgtattggactgttcagccatcaaagaactcacttagggaatggaagcaagtctttcctcgattctgagggactgcctatgactgactgactgagatCCAATGATAATAGCAAAAGGCCATTTGGCCGAATATGTCTTATCCTTTTTGATGGATCAATTCCATCTAGCCACCttttcaccatatccctcaatccacTTTCTCTCCAGAAACGCATCCAAATGTACCTTGAACCGATTTATATGAGGACATTTTCTAGGCTACATTGCTAGTGTGCACATAGCAGTGTGGATTGCAGAATCAACCCAATAGTGTGATAGCTCTAACCTCAACCCGCCTCCCATCctccaatctttctccatttctgcATATTCCAAACTCTGCTgtccatgggcccaaatttccccatgagttgcaacgtttttttttggtgtaacttgatttttctggtgtatctttttagttgcaaatatggccatttaatttgcgttagtgtaagtgagttagttcggttttttgttaggtcaggttttgttttcaaaagggggcgttcccagccacttacaccatttatgccaatttgaccagaaaaaagttgttctaaactaacttagggcagcgtatgtgtccacttttgtccgcacagaaagaccttacttacagttaaggaatcggcgcaagtaactacatttaaagcaccaccaagtaccaaacaaagcacaaaaagtaataagcaattaattaacaaataaaatagaaggaaccctgctcctaaagcaccaaaatcaatcagtaactaacaaataaaaaatagaagtcctaccttcgggAACGCAGCGggtcgccgatgagggagcccattcggccagggctagggacagtgtgcttcgggcccctctcacacagcctgcagcgtgcgtttgcagaaacggcctgccaggagcgactgcacatgcgcgcagactctagcgcgcatgtgcatgggtcccggcactgttttcagcgccgggatctggctccgcccccaatccattgggccacgctgcgccacgacagaggagaggctggggagcggccagaatacggaggtctttttttcggcgcacttagagGCGGGCAAAAGCGGCGCAGCTCAAGTGAGGGGGCCAGAAAAAGAggctagggaaatttgggccccatatcCCAACCTGTACCAACTttcactcacccgtcacccccccaccctgtcctcactgacctacactggctccgagTTCCCCAACACCAccaatgtaaaattctcatcctggtgttcaaatcccttctgACCTtggccctccccatctctgtagcctcctccagccctacaactgtttctgttgaaacaataatcaagggCCCCCTTATTAAagcggcactaaaaccgacaatttaaacaaattcaactttaaacggtcaatttaaaatttggttgccgggggtgatgatgcactccagtccctccggtgcccacctctcgcggaaggccgcgagcgtaccggtggacaccacgcgctccatctccacggacaccctggctcggatgtacctccagccctacaatccctcccctccaaacctcccttgactctggcctcttgtgtctTTGTTCCACCTTTGgtagacatgccttcagctgcccaggccccttGATATGGATTTCCTTCTCTAAACCCctttacctctccaccacctttAAGACCTTAAACCATtcacttccccacccccacccctgctctCCTCTGTGACCAACTCTCATATCTCCTTgggcttggcatccatttttctgattacacttctgtgaagcaccttgagacggttTTCAGCATTAAAGACATGTTTCCACGTTAAAGGGGCTATCTAAATGTCAGTTGTTGTATCCACGAATCTAAAATAAAAAATTAAACTCACGCCTTTACAActaagagtcagctgtggctcagtgggtagcaccctcatctctgagttagatggttgtgggttcaagtcccactccaaggacttgagctcaaaaattcaGGCTTACACTAAAGCGCAGTACaggtgggagtgctgcactatcagaggtgccattgtccgcatgccagacacgagactcccaaaacaagcgctctacttggaactccttcacagcaaacaagcaaaggtggacagaggaaacgttacaaggacaccctcaaagcctccctgataaagtgcaacatccccactgacacctgggagtccctggccaaagaccaccctaagtggaggaagtgcatccgggagggcgctgagcacctcgagtctcatcgccgagagcgtgcagaaatctagcacaggcagcggaaagagcgtgcggcaaacctgtcccacccaccccttccctcaacgactatctgtgacagggactgtggttctcgtattggactgttcagccacccaaggattcatttttagagtggaagtaaatcttccttgattccaagggactgcctatgactgactgactgatgaacagatgatctggtcattatcacagtgctgtttgtgggagctttgctgtgtgcaaattggctgccgtgtttcccacattacaacagtgactacattccaaaggtacttcattggctgtaaagagctttgagacatccggtggttgtgaaaggcgctgtataaatgcaagtcttttttcctttTCACTCATCAACAATAATCGGTGCAGCAGCTCATAGCTGTCAAAGTATGCAAACACAGGCAGCCCAGTGTCCTACCTGCAGTGTCAAGCTGTGCAGTGGTTTCCATACAGCTGAGTTTTAAGGCGTGCGAGTGACCGGGCACATGTTGCAGGAATCGGTCTCTGTGAGATGGAGGCAAACCTGGGGTGTCGGTGAGCAGCTCTGTACAAAGCTCACACGCTTGCTCCTGTCCTTACGTCAGCAGTTCCCCTGTGAAAACTTTCAGGTGTTGTTCCCGAAGATTGCCCATATCAGCACAGCCAATTGAAACACATTCTGCCGACGTTcgaaaaaaataacattttaaaaaaaataacttggGTTGGAATTAACTTGCCCTGTGCTCCCTGTAACCCGACGATGACCGACAGCCTTAATGAATGTAAACTTTTCCTGTGGTTCGGCAAAGTAGAGAAAACTTTCCAGAATGTCTAAAACAGCTTTGGCCTTCCCCTGAACCACGTTGATAAATATTGCTCTCATTCCATTATGTAATTGCATCCATAAAAgcgagtgttaatatttacagatcAAATTTAGGACATATTCATTTCAAACGTGTTCGCTGCCTTGATGGTTTAGAGGggcgtgatcggggctcaggagaccggaccggagccagtgtaggtcagcgagcacggggcccagaagaagcgagggcccaggggcagcacgggccagcccacactgtgatatgtgcgcgcactgggtccgtgcagcagagcaggtctccagttgtcttggttaacccttgccactggaccaagacctggctctgtcaagcccgtgtggtggctggtgtgcaacggccaccccacgttaaaaaaaatccacccacaggcatcttccacccttcaggatgtagttcggaacctggagtATTAGGtctgtcattgaaacacctgtgaactcatcccttttttggcgtggaagcaagtcatccttgcttcgagggaacgcctatgctgatgatgatgatgattgttcagTGTGTACGAGTTCCATTGTTGTGCTCATCTAActtgcaccgagttccgctcacccatcaccccctgtgctcgctgacctacactggcttccggtcaGTCATCGTCTCGatgttaaaattcacatccttgttttcaaatccctcacccctccctatctctataatcacctccagccccacaaccccccccccgagatgtctgcgctcctctaattctgccctcttgagcacccctgattataactaataagaggaattaaactaatatggcagggggatgggaaccaatgcagggagacagagggaaacaaaaaggagacaaaagcaaaagacagaaaggagatgaggaaaagtggagggcagagaaacccaaggcaaagaacaaaaagggccactgtacagcaaaattctaaaaggacaaagggtgttaaaaaaacaagcctgaaggctttgtgtctcaatgcaaggagtatccgcaataaggtggatgaattaactgtgcaaatagatgttaacaaatatgatgtgattgggattacagagacgtggctccaggatgatcagggctgggaactcaacatccaggggtattcaacattcaggaaggatagaataaaaggaaaaggaggtggggtagcattgctggttaaggaggagattaatgaaatcgttaagaaggacattagcttggatgatgtggaatctatatgggtagagctgcagaacaccaaagggcaaaaaacgttagtgggcgttgtgtacagacctccaaacagtagtagtgatgttggggagggcatcaaacaggaaattaggggtgcatgcaaaaaaggtgcagcagttataatgggtgactttaatatgcacatagattgggctagccaaactggaagcaatacggtggaggaggatttcctggagtgcataagggatggttttctagaccaatatgtcgaggaaccaactaggggggaggccatcttagactgggtgatgtgtaatgagagaggattaattagcaatctcgttatgcgaggccccttggggaagagtgaccataatatggtggaattctgcattaggatggagaatgaaacagttaattcagagaccatgatccagaacttaaagaagggtaactttgaaggtatgaggcgtgaattggctaggatagattggcgaatgatacttaaggggttgactgtggatgggcaatggcagacatttagagaccgcatggatgaactacaacaattgtacattcctgtctggcgtaaaaataaaaaagggaaggtggctcaaccgtggctatcaagggaaatcagggatagtattaaagccaaggaagtggcatacaaattggccagaaatagcagtgaacccggggactgggagaaatttagaactcagcagaggaggacaaagggtttgattagggcagggaaaatggagtacgagaagaagcttgcagggaacattaagacggattgcaaaagtttctatagatgtgtaaagagaaaaaggttagtaaagacaaacgtaggtcccctgcagtcagaatcaggggaagtcataacggggaacaaagaaatggcggaccaattgaacaagtactttggttcggtattcactatggaggacacaaacaaccttccggatataaaaggggtcagagatctagtaaggaggaggaactgagggaaatcctcattagtcgggaaattgtgttggggaaattgatgggattgaaggccgataaatctccagggcctgatggactgcatcccagagtacttaaggaggtggccttggaaatagcggatgcattgacagtcattttccaacattccattgactctggatcagttcctatcgagtggagggtagccaatgtaaccccactttttaaaaaaggagggagagagaaaacagggaattatagaccagtcagcctgacatcggtagtgggtaaaatgatggaatcaattattaaggatgtcatagcagtgcatttggaaagaggtgacatgataggtccaagtcagcatggatttgtgaaagggaaatcatgcttgacaaatcttctggaattttttgaggatgtttccagtagagtggacaagggagaaccagttgatgtggtatatttggactttcagaaggctttcgacaaggtcccacacaagagattaatgtgcaaagttaaagcacatgggattgggggtagtgtgctgacatggattgagaactggttgtcagacaggaagcaaagagtaggagtaaatgggtacttttcagaatggcaggcggtgactagtggggtaccacaaggttctgtgctggggccccagctgtttacactgtacattaatgatttagacgaggggattaaatgtagtatctccaaatttgcggatggcactaagttgggtggcagtgtgagctgcgaggaggatgctatgaggctgcagagcgacttggataggttaggtgagtgggcaaatgcatggcagatgaagtataatgtggataaatgtgaggttatccactttggtggtaaaaacagagagacagactattatctgaatggtgacagattaggaaaaggggaggtgcaacgagacctgggtgtcatggtacatcagtcattgaaggttggcatgcaggtatagcaggcggttaagaaagcaaatggcatgttgaccttcatagcgaggggatttgagtacaggggcagggaggtgttgctacagttgtacagggccttggtgaggccacacctggagtattgtgtacagttttggtctcctaacttgaggaaggacattcttgctattgagggagtgcagcgaaggttcaccagactgattcccaggatggcggggctgacctatcaagaaagactggatcaactgggcttgtattcactggagttcagaagaatgagaggggacctcatagaaacgtttaaaattctgatgggtttagacaggttagatgcaggaagaatgttcccaatgttggggaagtccagaaccaggggacacagtctaaggataagggggaatccatttaggaccgagatgaggagaaacttcttcacccagagagagtggtgaacctgtggaattctctaccacagaaagttgttgaggccaattcactaaatatattcaaaaaggagttagatgaagtccttactactaggggaatcaaggggtgtggtgagaaagcaggaatggggtactgaagttgcatgttcagccatgaactcattgaatggcggtgcaggctagaagggccgaatggcctactcctgcacctattttctatgtttctatgtttctataatcgctcaaccatcggtggccgtgcgtctgttgcctgggccccaagctctggaactccctgcctaaacctctctgcctctctacctctctttcctctttcaagatgctccttaaaacctgcctctttgacgagACTACCTTCTAATATCTCGTTAgatgcctcggtgtcaaatttagtttgattgcactcctgtgaagcgccttgggatgttttactgccttaaatgtgctatataaatgcaagttgttgttgtcttgtaATGTTCTGAGTTGGTTTCTAGGTTTGAAATTTATAAACAAATAAAGTTACAAATATTTAATTAATGTTTAATATTTATTTCCAGCAATCATAAATGATCTTGGTTTGACTTTACATTGAACATGGCGACTGTATTATTGTGGTAGAAATCAAATTTGGTTGGCATTTAAATTGATTTCCATTGTGTGAAGCTTGAAGCTGGAAAATAAACGTGCCTTCTAATACTAGTGACTCACTTATCAAACAAGATGCATGTGAGGATGAATATGATCATCAAGATGAGCCACTTCATGAATATTTCATCTTCAGTACACTTAAGTTAGAGTGATCATAGAATCACGCAGCACGACCGTGgggtcttttacacccacctgagagagcagacacggcccttggagtgtcagcctagatttttgtgctcaagtctctggagtgagcctTGGAACCcataaccttgtgactcagaggcgagagtgctaactATTGAACCACTGTTGACATCTCGTGAGCATCAGCAAGACGTGTTTACACTGGGAGATGTCCGATAACTGATATTTTAAACGGTGGGTGAAAGTATTAAATGTTGGTCTTCagcgagatttaggtgtcctcgcacAGAAAACACAGAGAGTtatcatgtaggtacagcaagcaaataggaaggcaaatg is a genomic window of Pristiophorus japonicus isolate sPriJap1 chromosome 21, sPriJap1.hap1, whole genome shotgun sequence containing:
- the LOC139233712 gene encoding synaptotagmin-9-like, producing the protein MRYAVGMHLQVLLGAGLAFLCFCLIIGCAICWRKGKQRNYPNGKDQASERIIMDPSPTLPGNTSTPVKQQYEEVEGSVLDYPPCVIGSPAGLEPDAQYKLGPHGRPSLPFIPLIQKASKTQRILERRCTVSGDCSLYTEGGTFRSAACKAAGPAMGHSRTLPDDLSGARPKPRPVLHFTLFYSAYQVTLTVAVVGVSNLPKKFGAGCDSYVKVYLLPKFAEPQLTGVRRKSLNPEFHESFQFSGYTLEEIKCFKLRFATYAKEFHNLKDTFIGEVLFACEQGDWKLDVPSTYARELTTTKTKLKKCLSSQDVAHPSSSAAQPKLLGQLFVLLQYQTLANRIKVMVRKAETLGRLTRMPGSPDHYVIINLSQDGKVLSTKETKTSSGYNPVWNAPFLFDVPPGDIESLQLSLEFIIMQGRIYTRSYVLGRVLIGAEASETGRMHWKEMTSRGHVESARWHTIQPDTF